The Planctomycetota bacterium genome window below encodes:
- a CDS encoding PSD1 domain-containing protein — protein MNRCRIIVTVAALLMALGARPTGAATPDQPDAAGVAYFEQHVRPILVAHCYECHSASSKIVQGGLLLDSRPGWEKGGDSGAVLVRGKPEQSLLVRAVEYHENQDVQMPPKGKLAEREIAAIAEWVRLGAPDPRATAAKSPSKRVIDIEADRKHWAFQPLAPVKPPEPKDASWCRTPIDRFIVAAYEANGLRGNPAADRLTLVRRAYFDLLGLPPSPDAVEAFLADKDPQAYEKLIDRLLADEHHGERWGRHWLDLARWGESHGFEQDYDRPYAYSYRDFVIRALNSDMPYDQFVRWQIAGDELAGDDPQALAATGFLGAGVHATQITANQAEKERYDELDDVVRTIGTSMLGLTIGCARCHDHKYDPIPVGDYYRMVATFATTVRSNQDVEAINEEYEAGRRPFYFQAKATHEANAAWRSQQASQQLEQLARGQAPPFAEPRWLVVDPVVDDKSGRFKKEPDGSVLAKVSNTLGNDTRTLNATVDHDGLRAIRLEALFDPRLPRGGPGLGVDGDFQLNGLKLQVISADGKQRRDIKFQHAWATQEETQSRASDAIDDKPNTGWRVKNRPGVSQVAVFVADEPFGFGPGTKLQLTLTFNGTEPSIGRVRLSVSAQAEPLAAGEDEITLAQATVLHQFKANGFDSLTPTQRTTLADLYLDMSSEGQRRLADVRSLLASAPVVPSERMMICSEGVPAIRLHTQGPDYYEKMHLLKRGEPNQKVEESRSGYLQVLVRASDGAAHWQQAPPAGSKLSYRRRALAAWMTDTEYGAGQLLARVIVNRLWYYHMGRGLVSTPSDFGFNGERPSHPELLDYLANELIRNGWRLKPIHRLIMTSSVYMQNGATDAARLKADVDNRWCWYRPMQRLEAESIRDAMLVASGRWDATMFGPSERDPLQRRRSIYFFVKRSKLVPMMVLFDGPDTLQDLAVRGETTIAPQSLMLLNSPAVRGFAEGLADRVIKPAGEDQVAGIASAYQIALGRRPTADEQQTAKMFLAEQLADYREQKLDKAERAAWADFCQALFCLNEFVFVK, from the coding sequence ATGAATCGTTGTCGAATCATTGTGACCGTGGCGGCCTTGCTCATGGCGCTGGGCGCACGACCGACCGGCGCGGCCACGCCCGACCAGCCCGACGCCGCCGGTGTCGCTTACTTCGAGCAGCATGTGCGGCCGATCTTGGTGGCGCATTGCTACGAGTGCCACTCGGCTTCGTCCAAGATCGTGCAAGGAGGCCTGCTGCTCGACAGTCGCCCCGGTTGGGAAAAAGGTGGCGACTCGGGCGCGGTGCTGGTGCGTGGCAAGCCGGAGCAGAGCTTGCTGGTCCGCGCGGTCGAGTATCACGAGAACCAAGACGTGCAGATGCCGCCGAAGGGGAAGCTGGCCGAGCGCGAGATCGCGGCCATCGCTGAATGGGTGCGGCTTGGCGCGCCGGACCCGCGCGCGACGGCCGCCAAGTCGCCGTCAAAGCGGGTGATCGACATCGAAGCCGACCGGAAGCACTGGGCGTTTCAACCCCTGGCGCCGGTCAAACCGCCGGAGCCGAAAGACGCCAGCTGGTGCCGCACGCCGATCGACCGGTTCATTGTGGCGGCTTACGAAGCCAACGGGCTGCGCGGCAATCCGGCGGCCGATCGCCTGACGCTGGTGCGCCGCGCGTATTTCGATTTGCTTGGCCTGCCGCCGTCGCCCGACGCGGTCGAAGCGTTCCTGGCCGACAAGGATCCGCAAGCGTACGAGAAGCTGATTGATCGCTTGCTGGCCGACGAGCATCACGGCGAGCGGTGGGGGCGGCACTGGCTCGACCTGGCCCGCTGGGGTGAAAGCCACGGCTTCGAGCAGGACTACGACCGGCCGTACGCATACAGCTATCGCGACTTTGTGATTCGCGCGCTGAACTCGGACATGCCGTACGATCAGTTCGTGCGCTGGCAGATCGCCGGCGACGAATTGGCGGGGGACGACCCCCAGGCCCTGGCGGCGACGGGCTTCCTTGGCGCCGGCGTCCACGCCACACAGATCACGGCGAACCAGGCCGAGAAAGAGCGCTACGACGAGCTAGACGACGTGGTCCGCACGATCGGCACCTCGATGTTAGGGCTGACCATTGGTTGCGCGCGATGCCACGACCACAAGTACGACCCGATTCCAGTCGGCGATTACTACCGCATGGTGGCCACCTTCGCGACGACGGTGCGATCGAATCAGGATGTGGAAGCCATTAATGAAGAATATGAGGCGGGACGACGCCCGTTCTATTTTCAGGCGAAAGCAACGCACGAGGCCAACGCGGCCTGGCGAAGCCAGCAAGCCTCCCAGCAGCTTGAACAGCTCGCACGTGGGCAAGCCCCTCCCTTCGCCGAGCCGCGCTGGCTGGTGGTCGATCCAGTCGTTGACGACAAGAGTGGCCGATTCAAGAAAGAACCTGATGGCTCGGTGCTGGCCAAGGTTTCGAATACTTTAGGAAACGACACGCGGACGCTGAATGCGACGGTGGATCACGACGGGCTGAGGGCGATTCGGCTCGAGGCGCTATTCGATCCCAGGTTGCCTCGGGGGGGGCCGGGGCTCGGCGTCGATGGCGACTTCCAATTGAATGGACTCAAATTGCAGGTGATCAGCGCCGACGGTAAGCAACGCCGCGATATCAAATTCCAGCATGCGTGGGCCACACAAGAAGAAACTCAATCGCGGGCTTCCGACGCCATTGACGACAAGCCGAATACAGGCTGGCGCGTGAAGAATCGGCCCGGGGTTTCACAGGTGGCGGTGTTCGTCGCCGACGAGCCGTTCGGGTTCGGGCCGGGCACCAAGCTGCAACTGACGCTCACGTTCAATGGCACGGAACCATCGATCGGGCGCGTACGACTGTCAGTCAGCGCCCAAGCCGAGCCCTTGGCCGCCGGCGAAGATGAAATCACTTTGGCCCAGGCGACGGTTTTGCATCAATTCAAAGCCAACGGATTTGACTCGTTGACGCCTACTCAGCGAACGACTCTGGCTGATCTTTACCTCGACATGAGCTCCGAGGGGCAACGACGCTTGGCCGATGTTCGAAGTCTGTTGGCAAGTGCACCGGTTGTACCATCAGAGCGGATGATGATTTGCAGCGAGGGCGTGCCCGCCATTCGCCTGCACACACAGGGGCCCGATTACTACGAAAAGATGCACCTGCTCAAGCGAGGGGAACCGAATCAGAAAGTCGAAGAAAGCCGGTCGGGCTACCTGCAAGTGCTTGTGCGCGCCAGCGATGGCGCTGCCCATTGGCAGCAAGCGCCTCCGGCCGGCAGCAAACTTTCCTACCGCCGCCGCGCCTTGGCCGCCTGGATGACCGATACCGAATATGGCGCTGGCCAGTTGTTGGCCCGAGTGATCGTCAATCGGCTTTGGTATTACCACATGGGCCGCGGGCTGGTCTCGACGCCGAGCGACTTCGGCTTCAACGGCGAACGGCCTTCGCACCCCGAGCTGCTCGACTATCTGGCCAATGAATTGATTCGCAATGGCTGGCGGTTGAAGCCGATCCACCGGTTGATCATGACCAGCAGCGTCTACATGCAGAATGGCGCGACCGATGCCGCGCGATTGAAGGCCGACGTCGATAACCGCTGGTGCTGGTATCGACCGATGCAGCGGTTGGAAGCCGAGTCGATTCGCGACGCCATGCTGGTGGCCAGCGGCCGCTGGGACGCGACCATGTTCGGCCCCAGCGAGCGCGACCCCCTGCAACGCCGCCGCAGCATCTACTTCTTCGTCAAGCGAAGCAAGTTGGTGCCGATGATGGTCCTGTTCGATGGCCCCGACACGTTGCAAGACCTGGCCGTGCGGGGCGAGACCACGATCGCGCCGCAATCGCTGATGTTGTTGAACAGCCCGGCCGTGCGCGGCTTTGCCGAAGGGCTGGCCGATCGGGTGATAAAACCTGCTGGCGAAGATCAGGTGGCCGGCATCGCCAGCGCGTACCAGATCGCCCTTGGCCGGCGTCCCACAGCCGACGAGCAGCAAACGGCGAAAATGTTCCTGGCCGAGCAACTGGCCGACTATCGCGAACAGAAACTCGACAAGGCCGAGCGCGCCGCCTGGGCCGATTTCTGCCAGGCGTTGTTTTGTCTGAACGAGTTTGTATTTGTGAAGTAG
- a CDS encoding 50S ribosome-binding GTPase gives MPSHELSRLQLLAEIDALLAQLRAWSDRAPDWPPARAAAALVDRLQARAEQVRLRIEAPLVVATLGGTGTGKSTLVNALVGAEVTTAGRERPTTRQPVLVTRPGFKPEWLGIDPTSVRHVEADSPTLADYVLLDCPDPDTSEDPASASSNLAQLRRLIPQCDVLLVTTTQQKYRSARVADELAEAASGVRLVFVQTHADTDSDIRDDWRRALGDEFAAGEMFLVDGPAALRDQQQGLAPRGEFGRLVQWLARQLAGTARLRIRRANLLDLLDESLAACRARVDAGLPQLEQLESAIVEQRTRVATQLAERSAAGLTRHRRAWENRILAEVTGAWGLSPFSGLLRLYLGLGGLLSSLMLLKMRSTAQVAIWGAMEGARRLRNRWSAGEAELPMGDAALTLVDEETLRTGAVIVDGYAAEAQLPRTGTHGTVISGQTSQMVGRFAARVANDVQELVAGLAQRHTGWFTRLRYELLLLVVLGGLFFRWGRNFFYDSWLAVEFGRSEQAAPLLGTDFYWGTAFALLIWCGLLLWLFTGRLRRGLSAELKQAERRWARPELTAGLFADLEERLRAVRVWREELIDLQTRTSALGNQALSPSESLGQRTARSTATSAS, from the coding sequence ATGCCCAGCCACGAACTAAGCCGCCTGCAATTGTTGGCCGAAATCGACGCTTTGCTGGCCCAGCTGCGCGCCTGGAGCGACCGCGCCCCCGATTGGCCGCCGGCGCGCGCGGCGGCAGCACTAGTCGATCGGCTGCAAGCGCGCGCCGAGCAAGTGCGACTGAGGATCGAAGCGCCGCTGGTCGTGGCCACGCTCGGCGGCACGGGCACCGGCAAGAGCACGCTCGTCAACGCGCTGGTCGGCGCCGAGGTGACGACCGCGGGGCGCGAACGACCGACCACGCGCCAACCGGTGCTCGTTACTCGGCCGGGGTTCAAGCCCGAGTGGCTGGGCATCGATCCCACGAGCGTGCGTCATGTCGAAGCCGACAGCCCGACGCTGGCCGACTATGTGCTGCTCGATTGTCCCGACCCCGATACCAGCGAAGATCCCGCATCGGCGTCGAGCAACTTGGCGCAGTTGCGCCGGTTGATCCCTCAATGCGACGTGCTGTTGGTTACCACCACGCAGCAGAAATATCGCAGCGCGCGTGTGGCCGACGAACTGGCCGAAGCGGCCAGCGGCGTCCGGCTGGTGTTTGTGCAGACGCACGCCGACACCGACAGCGACATTCGCGACGACTGGCGGCGCGCGCTGGGCGACGAGTTCGCCGCGGGCGAGATGTTCCTTGTCGACGGTCCCGCGGCCTTGCGCGATCAGCAACAAGGGCTCGCGCCGCGCGGCGAGTTTGGCCGGCTGGTCCAATGGCTGGCGCGGCAACTGGCGGGCACGGCACGGCTGAGGATTCGCCGGGCCAATCTGTTGGACTTGCTCGACGAGTCGCTGGCCGCGTGCCGCGCGCGCGTTGACGCTGGTTTGCCGCAGCTTGAACAGCTTGAATCGGCCATCGTCGAACAGCGCACGCGTGTGGCGACGCAACTGGCCGAGCGCTCGGCCGCTGGTTTAACGCGGCATCGACGCGCTTGGGAGAATCGCATTCTGGCCGAAGTGACCGGCGCGTGGGGACTGAGCCCGTTCTCGGGATTGCTGCGTCTTTATCTCGGCCTGGGCGGGTTGTTGAGCAGCCTGATGCTGCTAAAGATGCGCTCGACCGCCCAGGTGGCGATCTGGGGAGCGATGGAAGGGGCCCGACGGCTGCGCAACCGCTGGTCGGCGGGCGAGGCCGAGTTGCCAATGGGGGATGCGGCGCTGACACTGGTCGATGAAGAAACCTTGCGAACCGGCGCCGTGATTGTCGATGGCTACGCGGCCGAGGCGCAACTGCCGCGCACTGGCACGCACGGCACGGTGATCAGCGGGCAGACATCGCAGATGGTCGGGCGCTTCGCCGCGCGCGTGGCCAACGACGTGCAGGAGTTGGTCGCTGGGCTGGCACAACGGCACACCGGCTGGTTCACGCGGCTCAGATACGAACTGTTGCTGCTGGTCGTCCTAGGCGGGCTTTTCTTTCGCTGGGGGCGGAACTTCTTTTACGATTCCTGGCTGGCCGTCGAGTTCGGCCGCTCGGAGCAGGCAGCGCCGCTGCTGGGGACCGACTTCTACTGGGGAACCGCGTTCGCGCTGTTGATCTGGTGTGGGTTGTTGCTCTGGCTGTTCACGGGCCGGCTGCGGCGCGGCTTGTCGGCCGAGTTGAAACAAGCCGAGCGCCGCTGGGCTCGACCAGAACTGACCGCCGGGCTGTTCGCCGACCTAGAAGAGCGCTTGCGCGCGGTGCGCGTGTGGCGCGAGGAGTTGATCGACCTGCAAACTCGCACGTCGGCGCTGGGGAATCAAGCCTTGTCGCCGAGCGAATCGCTCGGACAACGCACGGCGCGCTCGACGGCGACTTCTGCCTCGTGA
- a CDS encoding nucleoside deaminase: MSTNDANDYEDLPIRHEDFMAQAIAQAKRAATEQEVPVGAVIVHGGQVIAAAYNQRETLRDPTAHAEMIAITQAASGLNDWRLEDCLLYVTLEPCPMCAGAIIQARIPWVIYGATDPKAGAVQSLYKLLNDPRLNHRCQVVGGVMAEACGELLTQFFRQQRAMGKK; encoded by the coding sequence ATGTCGACAAACGACGCCAACGACTACGAAGACCTCCCGATTCGCCACGAAGACTTCATGGCCCAGGCCATTGCGCAAGCCAAGCGCGCCGCGACCGAGCAAGAGGTGCCGGTCGGCGCGGTGATTGTCCACGGCGGACAAGTGATCGCGGCCGCCTATAACCAGCGCGAGACGTTGCGCGATCCGACGGCCCACGCCGAGATGATCGCGATCACGCAAGCGGCCAGCGGCCTGAACGATTGGCGCTTGGAAGATTGTCTGTTGTACGTCACGCTCGAACCCTGCCCCATGTGCGCCGGCGCGATCATCCAGGCCCGCATCCCTTGGGTCATTTACGGCGCGACCGATCCCAAGGCCGGCGCGGTCCAGTCGCTGTACAAGCTGCTGAACGACCCGCGACTCAATCACCGTTGCCAGGTGGTCGGGGGCGTGATGGCCGAAGCCTGCGGCGAGCTGCTGACCCAGTTCTTCCGCCAGCAACGAGCGATGGGGAAGAAGTGA